A genomic window from Kiloniellales bacterium includes:
- a CDS encoding Mth938-like domain-containing protein yields the protein MEVTSLIPTGGQIVEAYGGGGFRVGGEALTGSILVRPERQPLAWPVRRIEEITLAGLTALWAGENPPEVLLLGCGPRMAMPPGGLRRELREAGPVLEPMDTGAACRTYNVLLAEGRDVAAALIAID from the coding sequence CCCTCATTCCCACGGGCGGGCAGATCGTCGAGGCCTACGGCGGGGGCGGCTTTCGGGTCGGCGGCGAGGCGCTGACCGGCTCGATCCTGGTGCGGCCGGAGCGTCAGCCTCTGGCTTGGCCGGTACGGCGCATCGAGGAGATCACACTTGCCGGGTTGACGGCGCTCTGGGCCGGGGAGAACCCTCCCGAGGTGCTCCTGCTCGGCTGCGGGCCGAGGATGGCGATGCCGCCTGGCGGGCTCAGGCGAGAGCTCCGCGAGGCCGGTCCCGTATTGGAGCCGATGGACACGGGCGCCGCCTGCCGGACCTACAACGTCCTCCTGGCGGAGGGACGCGACGTCGCCGCGGCGCTGATCGCGATCGACTGA